Within Flavobacterium pisciphilum, the genomic segment TTAATGTATGCATCTTGTTAATATCCATTTAATTGGATGTGAATTTATTTGTCTAAGGTAGTTATATAAGGAGAAATAGACTACATATAAATAAGATTTTTCTCTAGTTAGAATGTTTTTTGCTTTGTTTTTTTTATTTGAATTTACAAAAAATATCTAATTAGCACTTTCATTGAGTCAAAATGACGCTTCATGCTTAGTTTTTTCTAGATTTTGCTTTTCATTTTTGCTAAAAGTAAAATCAGTATTGCTTTTTTGGTGTTTTTTGGAGGGAATAAATGTTTATACAACTCAAAATATTGATATATAGCTAATTATTGATTTCGTTTTGAAAAATATTGTACGTAAATTTGCAAACTCTTTTGTAAAGAGATAAATTATAATAGATACTACTTAAAACGTAGTTTATTGCTATGGAAAATAGAAAAAAAGTTGCTTTTTATACGCTTGGATGTAAACTGAATTTTTCAGAAACATCTACAATTGCCAGAAATTTTAATGATGAAGGTTTTGATCGTGTCGATTTTGAAGATGTTGCTGATATATATGTAATCAATACGTGTTCGGTTACCGAAAATGCTGATAAACAATTTAAGCAGGTTGTAAAAAAAGCGATGAAACTCAATAATAAAGCGTTTGTCGCAGCTGTGGGATGTTATGCACAGCTTAAGCCAGAAGAATTAGCATCGGTAGATGGTGTTGATTTGGTTTTGGGAGCTACCGAAAAGTTTAAAATTACTGATTACATCAATGATTTGAGCAAAAATGATATGGGCGAAGTGCATTCTTGCGAAATTTCAGAAGCTGATTTTTATGTAGGAAGTTATTCAATAGGGGATAGAACTCGTGCTTTCTTAAAAGTACAAGATGGCTGTGATTATAAATGTACTTACTGTACAATTCCGCTTGCCAGAGGAATTTCTCGTAGTGATGCTTTGGAGAATGTATTGCAAAATGCTAAAGAGATATCAGCTCAAAATATCAAAGAAATTGTTCTAACTGGAGTTAATATTGGAGATTACGGAAAAGGGGAATTCGGAAACAAGAAACACGAACATACTTTTCTTGATTTAGTACAAGCTCTAGATAAAGTTGAGGGAATTGAACGTTTGAGAATTTCTTCGATTGAGCCTAATTTATTGAAAAATGAAACAATTGAGTTTGTCTCTAAGAGCAGAACTTTTGTACCACACTTTCATATTCCGTTGCAATCGGGAAGTAATGACATTCTGAAATTAATGAAACGTCGTTACCTTCGTGAAGTATATACTGAGCGCGTAAATAAGATTCGTGAAGTTATGCCTCATGCTTGTATTGGTGTTGATGTTATTGTTGGATTTCCTGGTGAAACCGATGAGCATTTCCTTGAAACGTATCATTTCTTAAACGAAATGGATATATCGTATTTACACGTTTTTACTTATTCAGAAAGAGATAATACTGAAGCAGCTAATATGCCAGGAATTGTTCCTGCAAATGTGCGTGCTAAACGCAGTAAGATGTTACGTGGATTATCAGTTAAAAAACGTCGTGCTTTTTACGAAAGTCAATTAGGAGCTAATAAAACAGTTCTTTTTGAAGGCGAAAATAAGGAAGGCTATATTCATGGTTTTACAGAGAATTACGTAAAAGTAAAAACGCCTTGGAATCCTGAATTAGTAAATACATTACACGAAATTAATTTGACTACTATTGATGAAGACGGAAGCGTTCGTATGGAGTTTTTAAATAAACTGGCAGAAGCTTAACTGTTCTTTGTGAGATGTTTTCTGTGAGATGTAAAATATTTACTGTAAAACATGAAAATCTATAAAATAATAAAACCCCTTTTTCGAGGGGTTTTATTGTATATATTGGGTAGGTTTTTATTAAGGATTTGTTGACCAAATGCTGCTGTTTTTTATAAAAACTCTGCGATTTAATTTAAGTTGTGCAATGATTAATTCAGCGATATCTTCAGATTGCATTACTTTTTCTGGATTACCATCTGTTAGTTTTAAATCTTT encodes:
- the mtaB gene encoding tRNA (N(6)-L-threonylcarbamoyladenosine(37)-C(2))-methylthiotransferase MtaB, with amino-acid sequence MENRKKVAFYTLGCKLNFSETSTIARNFNDEGFDRVDFEDVADIYVINTCSVTENADKQFKQVVKKAMKLNNKAFVAAVGCYAQLKPEELASVDGVDLVLGATEKFKITDYINDLSKNDMGEVHSCEISEADFYVGSYSIGDRTRAFLKVQDGCDYKCTYCTIPLARGISRSDALENVLQNAKEISAQNIKEIVLTGVNIGDYGKGEFGNKKHEHTFLDLVQALDKVEGIERLRISSIEPNLLKNETIEFVSKSRTFVPHFHIPLQSGSNDILKLMKRRYLREVYTERVNKIREVMPHACIGVDVIVGFPGETDEHFLETYHFLNEMDISYLHVFTYSERDNTEAANMPGIVPANVRAKRSKMLRGLSVKKRRAFYESQLGANKTVLFEGENKEGYIHGFTENYVKVKTPWNPELVNTLHEINLTTIDEDGSVRMEFLNKLAEA